DNA sequence from the Bacteroidota bacterium genome:
GCAACTGTTGTTGCTGTCTCTGTTGTTGTTGCGGCTGCTAAGCCACAACGGCACCATCTCCCATTTAAAATAAAAAATTCTACAATAAATTGCCTTCAAGGCATATATCGAGCAACAAATGAACAAAGCGATTCGAGAGTTTGCCTCTCAAGTGATAAAAAAATATGAAGATCATCAATGCATGCTGCCGCTTAAGGATGAGAGCAGAAAATTCATTGACAAATTTTTAAAGCTGGCTTTCCCCCAATACTCCGAAAAATCATTCGAGAAAATTGAGGAGATAGAATCGGCTGCCATACTTTTGATGTATGATTTAAAGAAGCTTGTCGGGTCAGTGATTGAAGATAAAAGGGAGGTCGATCAGACCGTCGATCAGTTTGCATCGGAGCTGCCCCAAATCATAAGAAAACTGGACAAGGATGCAGAAGCCATATTTAACGGTGATCCTGCTGCAAAAAATCAGGATGAGGTCATTCTGGCGTATCCCGGCTTTTTTGCCATTACTATCTACAGGCTGTCCCACGAACTTTACCTTTTGGGCGTGCCTGTAATTCCGAGAATACTTTCCGAGTATGCACACGAGAGGTCGGGAATAGACATTCATCCGGGTGCCGAGATAGGAGAGTCATTCTGCATCGATCACGGTACCGGAATTGTAATCGGTGAGACTACTGTAATTGGCTCCCGTGTCAAAATTTATCAAGGTGTTACACTTGGTGCTGTCAGTGTTGATAAATCACTCGCAAGCCAAAAGAGGCATCCGACCATAGAGGACGATGTAATTATCTATGCGCAGGCGGTAATTCTTGGCGGAGAAACTGTTATTGGCAGAAACAGTGTTGTGGGTGGTAACGCATGGGTTACTGAGAGCGTCCCGCCTGATTCTGTCGTTCTTCACAAAAGTGAAGTAAGACTTAAATATAACGGG
Encoded proteins:
- a CDS encoding serine acetyltransferase, with protein sequence MNKAIREFASQVIKKYEDHQCMLPLKDESRKFIDKFLKLAFPQYSEKSFEKIEEIESAAILLMYDLKKLVGSVIEDKREVDQTVDQFASELPQIIRKLDKDAEAIFNGDPAAKNQDEVILAYPGFFAITIYRLSHELYLLGVPVIPRILSEYAHERSGIDIHPGAEIGESFCIDHGTGIVIGETTVIGSRVKIYQGVTLGAVSVDKSLASQKRHPTIEDDVIIYAQAVILGGETVIGRNSVVGGNAWVTESVPPDSVVLHKSEVRLKYNGKHDPVLDFVI